A genomic window from Silene latifolia isolate original U9 population chromosome 11, ASM4854445v1, whole genome shotgun sequence includes:
- the LOC141612613 gene encoding peroxidase 1-like, which yields MAFLRLFSILAILAMVNASEYDDSTCYSHTCPKVEKISKKITEKFIKDDPTLAPGLLRILFHDCIVRGCDASVLIDPTPSNNATEKDTVPNSTLRGFQVVDAIKAELEQECPGVVSCADVLSLAARDAIVAINGPWWNVPLGRKDGKISLASEALANIPSPFSNITVLKQNFAAVGLTPKDLVVLSAAHTIGIGHCFLIQRRLYNFTGKGDTDPSIDPSYAAELKEKCPKVVGDFKTFVPMDFITPTTFDENYFGIVAKNKGLFQSDAALLNDETTKNYIYTQIYTQGASFIGKDFAESMEKLIQIGILTGDQGEVRKICGAVNGY from the exons ATGGCATTTTTGAGGTTATTCTCAATATTGGCCATTTTGGCCATGGTGAATGCAAGCGAGTACGACGATTCAACCTGTTATTCGCATACATGCCCTAAAGTCGAGAAAATTTCTAAGAAAATTACCGAGAAATTTATTAAAGATGATCCAACTTTGGCTCCTGGATTGCTCAGGATTCTCTTTCACGATTGTATTGTTAGG GGTTGTGATGCATCGGTCCTAATAGACCCAACACCTTCCAACAATGCAACAGAGAAAGATACCGTCCCAAACTCAACCCTAAGAGGGTTCCAGGTTGTTGATGCCATTAAAGCAGAGTTGGAACAAGAGTGCCCCGGTGTTGTTTCATGCGCCGATGTTTTATCTTTGGCCGCTCGTGATGCAATTGTCGCG ATTAACGGACCATGGTGGAACGTACCACTAGGACGAAAAGATGGCAAAATATCACTAGCATCAGAAGCCCTAGCCAACATTCCATCACCATTCTCAAACATTACCGTCCTTAAACAAAACTTCGCAGCAGTCGGGCTAACCCCAAAGGACTTGGTAGTGCTATCAGCCGCGCACACCATTGGAATCGGACACTGTTTCCTCATCCAAAGGCGTCTATACAATTTCACCGGAAAGGGTGACACTGACCCGTCTATTGACCCCTCTTACGCCGCAGAACTAAAGGAAAAATGCCCTAAAGTGGTTGGTGACTTTAAAACATTTGTGCCTATGGACTTTATCACCCCCACGACTTTCGACGAGAACTATTTTGGAATTGTGGCGAAAAACAAAGGGCTATTTCAATCTGATGCTGCTCTTTTGAACGATGAGACGACGAAAAACTATATTTATACTCAAATTTACACACAAGGTGCAAGTTTTATTGGTAAAGATTTTGCTGAGTCTATGGAAAAACTTATTCAAATTGGTATTCTTACTGGTGATCAAGGTGAAGTCAGGAAGATTTGTGGTGCAGTTAATGGTTACTAA